The Chionomys nivalis chromosome 20, mChiNiv1.1, whole genome shotgun sequence genome includes a region encoding these proteins:
- the LOC130863191 gene encoding harmonin-binding protein USHBP1-like, with product MSARATRPRSRRGRHPPPGELDPVAESSKEAETTSGRFKAKLELLPELLSPDLQRPGSRPEDDYCVGSHGALALKPEEGCKAEVESPLSPQAATPDTGPAEMSVASLFQTLQSRLSSLEATIATWHHYSLSFARPAEGEDSGQGTPGSFGGQEEAGSGQQEAGSLIERNAWLRLALGSRKEELVCAQASLKDARAKKETLQRQVQELENSLMQLEASLPTPLLRAGCTNSSNSSSSGAEGQPWAPQDSPLAHPLLQCLRSDSSTHIFGCLSTQPSAPEMHLMEDQIGQLQVSIEKLKCFNRLLLAVLQGHKGRCESLSMQLGQREAETTALCLALQYSEDCEEAYGVLLTLRTAGAGATKSDLQAAETEASRLLVEKEAAMDGEITWPSPEGISVDKPTPQELAAQLHGYIRHLREHWALVKIPPALSPDTTPWLTMPHTEATVQAILEIQPGPALPRLEKSQIQQDMVSARVGMC from the exons ATGAGTGCCCGGGCCACACGGCCCCGAAGTCGCCGAGGGAGGCATCCTCCACCC GGGgagctggacccagtggctgagagttcaaaggaggcagagaccaccAGTGGGAGATTCAAGGCCAAACTCGAGCTCCTTCCGGAACTCCTTAGTCCTGACCTGCAGAGACCCGGGAGCCG GCCTGAGGATGATTATTGTGTGGGATCCCATGGGGCCCTAGCCTTGAAGCCAGAAGAAGGATGCAAGGCTGAGGTGGAAAGCCCCCTGAGCCCGCAGGCAGCCACCCCGGATACTGGCCCTGCTGAGATGTCAGTAGCCAGCTTGTTCCAGACCCTGCAGAGCAGGTTGAGCTCCCTTGAGGCCACCATAGCCACCTGGCACCACTACTCCCTAAGCTTTGCAAGGCCAGCGGAAGGAGAAGACAGTGGCCAGGGGACACCTGGGTCCTTTGGTGGTCAGGAAGAAGCCGGGTCTGGGCAGCAGGAGGCAGGTAGCCTCATAGAGAGGAACGCCTGGCTGCGGCTGGCCCTGGGCAGCCGGAAGGAGGAGTTGGTTTGCGCTCAAGCTTCCCTGAAGGATGCCCGGGCAAAGAAGGAGACCCTGCAGAGACAG GTGCAGGAACTGGAGAATTCCCTGATGCAGCTGGAGGCTTCCCTGCCCACCCCCCTCCTCAGAGCAGGGTGTACAAACAGCAGCAACTCCAGCAGTTCTGGGGCAGAAGGGCAGCCCTGGGCACCTCAG GACTCCCCCTTGGCTCACCCTCTTCTCCAATGCCTCCGGAGtgactccagcacccacatctttGGGTGCCTTTCCACACAGCCTTCAGCCCCTGAGATGCACCTCATGGAGGACCAGATAGGGCAGCTCCAAGT aagcattgAGAAGTTGAAGTGCTTCAACCGCCTCCTGCTGGCTGTGCTCCAGGGTCACAAGGGCCGCTGTGAGAGCCTTAGTATGCAGCTGGGCCAGCGGGAggctgagaccacagccctgtgcctGGCCCTGCAATACAG CGAGGATTGTGAGGAGGCATATGGAGTGCTGCTCACTCTGAGGactgctggagctggagccacCAAGAGTGACCTGCAGGCTGCAGAGACAGAGGCATCTAGGCTGCTGGTGGAGAAGGAAGCTGCTATGGATGGAGAGATAACTTGGCCCAG CCCTGAGGGCATCAGTGTGGACAAGCCTACACCACAGGAACTGGCTGCTCAGCTCCATGGCTATATCCGGCATCTCCGGGAACACTGGGCTCTGGTGAAGATCCCCCCGGCACTCAGCCCTGACACCACACCCTGGCTCACTATGCCCCACACAGAAGCAACAGTGCAGGCCATTCTGGAAATACAACCTGGCCCAGCCCTACCTCGGCTAGAGAAGTCTCAGATCCAGCAGGACATGGTGTCTGCTCGGGTAGGAATGTGTTGA